The Candidatus Zixiibacteriota bacterium nucleotide sequence ATCGCCTGAAGCACCCACCGGGCACCGACAAGCGCCAGGTTTTTTTCGAGCTCGAACTGACCCGGGTAAAGACGGTAAAGCGCGCTCGCCAGCTCGATTCCCAGGGCCGGGGTATCGAGCTGTTCCCGGTCCTCGACGATCAAGCGCACGCCGTGACACAACCGATCGCGGTAGCGATCGGAACCTGGCGTGAAGCTTGCGGCTTTGAAAGAGAGACCGGGAATCTTCCGCCGGCCGAGATAATCAGCCAGCTCGGCGCCGTCGATCCAGGGGGCGCCCACGACCTGGAAGGGAACGTCCGTTCCACGGCCTACGCTTACGTTTGCGGCTTCGACCATCGCCACACCCGGATAGAGCACCGCCGCCGCCAGGGTCGGCAGGTTCGGAGACGGACCGATCCAGCGCAGTCGCGTCTCGTCGTACCAGGCGGTGCGGCGATAGCCCGTCATCTCGAGAACGCGGAGCCGCGCGCCGATTCCGGCCTCGCCGTTGAACATCGCCGCCAGCTCCCCGGCCGTCATGCCGTGTCTGACCGGCATCGGAAAATAGCCGGTGAACGATTTCAGGTCGGGGTCCAGAACCGGGCCCTGGACCGCCGACGCGTTGATCGGGTTGGGCCGGTCGAGCACGAAAAACTCGATTCCCCGTTTTGCCGCCGCTTCCATCGCGTAAGCCATCGTCGTGATATAGGTGTAGAAACGGGCGCCTGCGTCCTGGACGTCGAAGACCAGCGCGTCGATACCTTCAAGCATTCGGCCGGCGGGGCGCCGAACGCTTCCGTAAAGGCTGTGCACAGGAATCCGCGTTACCGGCTCGACGGTCGAGGGCACCCTAGCCTCGCTGCCTCCCGCCAGGCCGTGCTCCGGGCTGAAGATCGCTTTGAGCCCGACCCGCCGGGTTCCGGAAAGAAGATCGATCGTCCTCCTCCCGGCATGGTCGACCCCTGTGTGATTGGTGATCAGGCCGACCCGCCGGCCGGCCAGGGGCGCGAAATCCTGCTCCACGAGCCGGTCCACGCCGACACGCACGGGGCCTGCCCCCGCCCCGGCCGTTTCCCCGGCCGCGGCCTGGCGTGCCTCCTTCTTCTCTGCCGGGAAGCGCCCGAGAGCCCGAGCGACGATCCGCGCGACTTCGGCCCGCAGCGGCTTTGCATCGCCCGCGTCTCCAGGGTGAAGTCGGCTGGCGAGGACGATCGCGTAATGCCTCGAGTCCGGGTCGATCCAGAGCGACGTTCCGGTAAAGCCGTTGTGTCCGAAAGCCAGGTGAGGCGAGCCGTTCGCGGAGAAATCGAACGCAGGCGCCACCTCCCATCCCAGCCCCCACCATCCGTTCCCGTTCGCGCGGACGCGTGGCGCCGCCATTGCGCTTATCGTCTCGGGCCGAAGGATCGTCCCCGAGCCTGCCGCGCCGAAACCGAGCAGCGCGCGCGCGAACAGCGCGAGATCGTCGGCGCTGGAGAAAAGACCGGCATGGCCGCTGACACCGCCCATCCTTGAAGCAGTCGGATCGTGAACCTCTCCCCACAGGAGCCGGCCGTTT carries:
- a CDS encoding exo-beta-N-acetylmuramidase NamZ domain-containing protein, whose translation is MAVILTWLHGATAAVAGAFEPADFRAIDEAVSREIGSGNVPGAVVLVGGRKGTLYRRAFGYRALEPEKLPMTEETIFDLASLTKAVATTTAVMQLAEQGKLALDDRVERYWPEFGSSGKRGVRVIDLLAHTSGLRSGFSGDPAWSGYRAALERIEAEKLLWPPGTKFLYSDLNFVALGELVARVSGLPFEVYCDRRIFARLGMTDSGFRPGPEKHRRIAPTSYRNGRLLWGEVHDPTASRMGGVSGHAGLFSSADDLALFARALLGFGAAGSGTILRPETISAMAAPRVRANGNGWWGLGWEVAPAFDFSANGSPHLAFGHNGFTGTSLWIDPDSRHYAIVLASRLHPGDAGDAKPLRAEVARIVARALGRFPAEKKEARQAAAGETAGAGAGPVRVGVDRLVEQDFAPLAGRRVGLITNHTGVDHAGRRTIDLLSGTRRVGLKAIFSPEHGLAGGSEARVPSTVEPVTRIPVHSLYGSVRRPAGRMLEGIDALVFDVQDAGARFYTYITTMAYAMEAAAKRGIEFFVLDRPNPINASAVQGPVLDPDLKSFTGYFPMPVRHGMTAGELAAMFNGEAGIGARLRVLEMTGYRRTAWYDETRLRWIGPSPNLPTLAAAVLYPGVAMVEAANVSVGRGTDVPFQVVGAPWIDGAELADYLGRRKIPGLSFKAASFTPGSDRYRDRLCHGVRLIVEDREQLDTPALGIELASALYRLYPGQFELEKNLALVGARWVLQAIKEGRDPKAIARAWAPSLEAFGRVRAKYLLYR